The Cryptococcus neoformans var. neoformans B-3501A chromosome 7, whole genome shotgun sequence genome window below encodes:
- a CDS encoding 40S ribosomal protein S23 (Match to ESTs gb|CF194163.1|CF194163, gb|CF192582.1|CF192582, gb|CF191583.1|CF191583; HMMPfam hit to Ribosomal_S12, Ribosomal protein S12, score: 241.8, E(): 1.2e-69), whose protein sequence is MGSNKPRGLQAARKLRTSRRENRWADKNYKKRALGKFYKTSPTGGSSHAKGIVLEKVGVEAKQPNSAIRKCVRVQLIKNGKKVTAFVPNDGCLNFTDENDEVLISGFGRRGKAKGDIPGVRFKVVKVAGVGLLALWKEKKEKPRS, encoded by the exons ATGGGTAGCAACAAGCCTAGGGGTCTGCAGGCCGCTCGAAAGCTCCGTACTTCTCGAAGGGAGAACCGATGGGCCGACAAGAACTACAAGAAGCGAGCTCTCGGCAAGTTCTACAAGACCTCCCCCACTGGTGGTTCTTCCCACGCCAAGGGTATCGttttggagaag GTCGGTGTTGAGGCCAAGCAGCCCAACTCTGCTATCCGAAAGTGTGTCCGAGTTCAGCTCATCAAAAACGGCAAGAAGGTCACTGCTTTCGTCCCCAACGACGGTTGTTTGAACTTC ACCGACGAGAACGACGAGGTCCTTATCTCCGGTTTCGGTCGACGAGGAAAGGCTAAGGGTGATATTCCTGGTGTCCGATTCAAGGTCGTCAAGGTTGCTGGTGTCGGTCTTCTTGCTCTctggaaggagaagaa GGAGAAGCCTAGGTCGTAA
- a CDS encoding hypothetical protein (HMMPfam hit to G_glu_transpept, Gamma-glutamyltranspeptidase, score: 543.1, E(): 2.3e-160), whose product MAPIDYSRLHPSHDPQFSPFPSRRSTVFSTKGAVATSQPLAAQVGLEILNKGGNAADAAVATAAALNVCEPSMTGIGGDVFCLFYDAASRTVKGVNGSGRSPKALTLEYLRSQGITGDAIPLTNLNAVTVPGAAAGWLKTIEEFGSGKLSMREILEPAIRLAREGVPQYELSSNQWQIAEQLIKQASSNWREMMMPDGNPPRPSYVMTHNTLADTLEEVADHGHDGFYKGRIAQAIVDLVKSGGGVMTLEDLAECTADVIQPISYTFKPHHPPNHEEPSDPGLTLWECPPNGQGITALMALGIIEAVEEVHGIDVLEIEHNGKLYLHILIESLRLAFADTRYYVTDPDVEHVPMKELLSKEYLRKRASLIDLNKSSTIRHGTPVQSSDTVYLATADKEGNSCSFIASNYAGFGTGAIPKGCGFTLQNRGTGFTLIEGHPNCIKGGKRPYHTIIPGMVTHGDDLMMSFGVMGGFMQPQGHIQVLLNKLRGFSNQSTLDAPRFCISAGLPDNGVKNAEQGAGDIDSEIWFEDGIDTKVIEELRAMGHQCEIAEGYERKIAGKGQIIQRVVDPNGRRVWACGSDLRGDGCAVGQI is encoded by the exons ATGGCGCCCATAGACtactctcgtcttcacccATCTCACGACCCCCAGTTCTCACCCTTCCCCTCGAGACGTTCAACAGTGTTCTCGACCAAGGGTGCTGTCGCGACGTCTCAGCCTTTGGCAGCTCAAGTTGGCCTGGAGATTTTGAACAAAGGTGGTAATGCAG CCgatgctgctgttgctaCCGCGGCTGCTCTCAATGTTTGTGAACCGTCAATGACTG GTATCGGTGGAG ATgtcttctgcctcttctaCGACGCCGCAAGTCGGACGGTTAAGGGCGTTAATGGCTCAGGTCGTTCTCCTAAGGCTCTCACTTTAGAGTACCTTCGTTCACAAGGCATAACCGGCGATGCT ATTCCCTTGACGAACCTGAACGCCGTCACAGTCCCCGGTGCGGCAGCCGGATGGCTTAAAACGATTGAGGAATTCGGCTCTGGCAAACTATCCATGAGGGAGATTCTGGAGCCTGCCATCAGGCTTGCAAGGGAAGGTGTGCCGCAGTATGAGCTGAGCAGCAACCAA TGGCAGATTGCCGAACAGCTTATCAAgcaagcttcttccaatTGGAGAGA AATGATGATGCCAGACGGC AATCCTCCCCGGCCGTCCTACGTCATGACGCATAACACCTTGGCCGATACTCTCGAAGAGGTTGCTGATCATGGTCACGATGGCTTTTACAAAGGACGGATTGCTCAAG CCATTGTGGATCTTGTCAAAAGCGGTGGAGGAGTCATGACTCTAGAGGACCTCGCCGAGTGTACTGCAGACGTTATACAGCCCATCTCATACACCTTCAaacctcatcatcctcccaaTCACGAAGAACCTAGTGATCCTGGACTCACTCTGTGGGAATGCCCGCCCAATGGACAGGGCATCACAGCACTCATGGCTTTGGGCATTATCGAAGCTGTCGAAGAAGTACATGGTATTGATGTGCTGGAGATTGAACATAACGGGAAGTTGTATCTGCATATCTTGATAGAGTCCTTAAGGCTGGCATTCGCGGATA CTCGATATTATGTCACCGATCCAGACGTCGAGCATGTGCCCATGAAGGAACTTTTGTCCAAAGAGTATCTTCGGAAGCGTGCATCTCTCATTGACCTCAACAAATCCTCAACCATCAGACATGGTACGCCCGTTCAGTCATCAGACACTGTCTATCTCGCCACGGCCGATAAAGAAGGAAACAGTTGCAGTTTTATTGCTTCCAACTATGCAG GGTTTGGCACAGGTGCTATCCCTAAGGGTTGTGGCTTCACTCTTCAGAATCGAGGGACTGGATTCACTTTAATTGAAGGGCACCCCAACTGCATCAAAGGCGGGAAGAGGCCATACCATACTATCATCCCTGGTATGGTTACCCATGGTGATGACTTGATGATGTCTTTCGGCGTCATGGGAGG GTTCATGCAACCTCAAGGCCATATCCAGGTTCTTCTCAACAAGCTTCGAGGCTTTTCTAACCAGTCTACCCTGGACGCACCTCGTTTCTGTATATCAGCAGGACTTCCTGATAATGGCGTGAAAAACGCTGAACAAGGTGCTGGTGATATCGACAGCGAGATTTGGTTCGAGGATGGTATCGACACAAAGGTTATCGAGGAGTTGAGAG CCATGGGCCATCAGTGCGAAATTGCAGAAGGTTACGAGCGAAAGATTGCAGGTAAGGGGCAGATTATCCAACGAGTGGTAGACCCCaacggaagaagggtgtgGGCCTGTGGATCAGATTTAAGGGGAGACGGTTGTGCGGTCGGGCAGATTTAA
- a CDS encoding hypothetical protein (HMMPfam hit to zf-C2H2, Zinc finger, C2H2 type, score: 192.9, E(): 6.2e-55), with amino-acid sequence MAERKHDWPSRTEKRYKCAYEGCDRAYTKPSRLAEHEMTHRNERPFACSQCPRTYFREDHLKAHARTHSNVKIKPFPCTREGCKQSFWTASKLRRHEEVHDKDGAYPCDKCEAAFNKHHLLREHVAVAHMPPGTKPFICTHEGCSASFATKAHLKNHEKTHDERRYICSHHDHGEDFPKFSKWTELQKHISTEHPPTCPHPECNGRIFKNNQRLRDHLRVHADQQADKAALADRREEEMPQLLLEGLGKSRKKRKSFAQREAEDNGPRKLRKILNGDAGKDWACEHESCDKKFKSRYALETHIKVVHQNIREHVCPREGCGKAYAYKTNLNQHLAKHNLYAGPSKTATSESGMLTGMVKEMRRFICPAWALGVFPENGDMIVTPPRPELLTEDNNGNEQLQSIVRCRDPAPESTITANTSAIPTQSTPEDLIGKRCILRFWRVYDVRRHLKSEHRVELDDMQIRRLLLSTGQTGE; translated from the exons ATGGCTGAGAGAAAACATGACTGGCCAAGTCGGACGGAAAAGAGATACAAATGTGCCTATGAAGGATGCGATAGAGCTTACACCAAACCATCAAGACTTGCTGAGCATGAGATGACCCATCGAAATGAG CGACCCTTCGCCTGTTCACAATGCCCTCGGACATACTTCAGAGAAGACCACCTCAAAGCCCATGCGCGCACCCATTCGAACGTAAAGATCAAGCCCTTCCCGTGTACCCGTGAAGGCTGCAAACAGTCTTTCTGGACTGCATCAAAACTTCGTCGACATGAAGAGGTTCACGATAAGGACGGTGCCTATCCT TGTGACAAGTGTGAGGCTGCGTTCAACAAGCACCACCTTCTCCGAGAACACGTCGCTGTAGCCCATATGCCTCCCGGTACCAAACCTTTCATCTGCACTCATGAAGGTTGCAGCGCTTCTTTTGCAACGAAAGCTCATCTCAAGAATCACGAGAAGACCCACGACG AAAGACGGTATATTTGTTCTCACCACGATCACGGCGAAGATTTCCCCAAATTTTCCAAGTGGACAGAACTTCAAAAGCACATATCTACGGAACACCCGCCCACATGTCCTCATCCTGAATGCAACGGCCGAATTTTCAAGAACAATCAACGTCTCAGAGATCATTTGCGTGTACACGCGGATCAACAGGCCGACAAAGCTGCGCTTGCCGACCGAcgcgaggaagaaatgcCGCAATTGCTGTTAGAAGGGTTGGGCAAAAgtagaaagaagaggaaatcTTTTGCGCAACGGGAGGCAGAGGACAACGGACCTAGGAAGTTGAGAAAGATTCTCAACGGTGATGCTGGAAAAGATTGGGCTTGTGAGCATGAGAGCTGTGACAAAAAATTCAAATCT CGATATGCTTTAGAAACCCATATCAAAGTTGTCCACCAAAATATCCGTGAACATGTTTGCCCCCGTGAAGGATGTGGCAAAGCGTATGCCTACAAAACCAATCTGAATCAACATCTCGCCAAACATAATTTATACGCGGGACCTTCGAAAACCGCGACATCTGAAAGCGGGATGTTGACTGGGATGgtcaaggagatgaggagattCATCTGTCCTGCATGGGCATTAGGCGTCTTTCCAGAGAACGGGGATATGATTGTCACTCCACCGCGGCCTGAGCTTCTTACGGAGGACAATAATGGTAATGAACAACTTCAATCTATCGTCAGATGCAGAGACCCTGCACCGGAGTCAACCATTACCGCCAACACTTCAGCAATACCAACACAATCGACACCCGAAGATTTGATTGGCAAGAGGTGTATCCTTCGATTCTGGAGAGTGTACGACGTTCGACGGCATCTCAAGTCAGAGCACCGTGTCGAGCTTGACGATATGCAAATTAGGAGATTGTTGCTCAGCACTGGTCAAACCGGGGAATAG
- a CDS encoding hypothetical protein (HMMPfam hit to Ras, Ras family, score: 239.7, E(): 5e-69) translates to MSVSAGIRNTSKRSFLIEITDAAQTYDSAPMRRPDIKKKLVVVGDGGCGKTCLLTVYAENRFPEEYVPTVFENLMTTVPSPTDPSKIIELALWDTAGQEDFDRLRPLSYNDTDVILIVFACNHRPSLLNVQDKWYPEMAHFCENVPLILVCTKTDLREDQQTVSLMAAQGTTPISASEGERIAKEIGARRYMECSAKAGMGVGEVFDAAIRESMKKGGLKKMKGRKCVVL, encoded by the exons ATGTCTGTAAGTGCTGGGATCCGAAACACCTCGAAAAGATCATTCTTGATCGAGATAACTGACGCCGCACAGACGTACGACAGCGCACCTATGAGACGGCCGGATATCAAAAAGAAACTCGTTGTGGTTGGCGATGGTG GCTGTGGCAAGACTTGTCTATTAACGGTCTACGCCGAGAATCGTTTTCCTGAAGAATACGTCCCAACCGTTTTTGAGAATCTCATGACCACCGTTCCTTCCCCTACCGACCCTTCCAAAATCATTGAACTGGCTCTTTGGGATACAGCAGGACAGGAGGACTTTGACAGACTGCGACCATTAAGTTATAACGACACAGATGTGATCCTAATAGTATTCGCCTGCAACCATCGACCAAGCTTGTTGAACGTGCAAGATAAG TGGTATCCAGAAATGGCCCATTTCTGCGAAAATGTCCCCCTCATCTTAGTTTGCACTAAAACCGATCTTCGCGAAGACCAACAGACCGTCTCCCTTATGGCTGCTCAAGGCACAACACCAATCAGTGCTTCAGAAGGTGAACGAATAGCAAAGGAGATTGGAGCCAGACGGTATATGGAGTGCTCAGCAAAGGCTGGGATGGGTGTAGGAGAGGTGTTCGACGCCGCTATTAGAGAAAgcatgaagaagggagggttaaaaaagatgaagggcaGGAAGTGCGTGGTTCTGTAG
- a CDS encoding hypothetical protein (HMMPfam hit to SIR2, Sir2 family, score: 291.8, E(): 1.1e-84), giving the protein MGLLILMAQRSSSPGIDDGALSGDDLNPLRKAASFIKSGNAKDVIFLLGAGISTSAGIPDFRSPSTGLYHNLQALELPFPEAVFELGFFQRRPEPFWTLAKEIYPGRHFPTPTHYLLQLFNRHNLLKRVFTQNIDTLETLAGLPPHLIVEAHGSFATAHCLKCRREVDREEVLKAGVRKGEVVRCDATLKAMGKGKKCGGLVKPDIVFFGEGLPDRFFKLVPELRKCDLLIVIGTSLQVQPFASLVDYVPSTCPRLLINREAVGPFSNLENTFSSLPPSISKLLNGPSPSRDMFYEGDADLGAWKLAEELGWKDELEEMVKKGREELEREWRKQEGDVAGEGTKEAEKTAEKVAKAVTKNIQEGEGLEEEELEEAIRKVLKL; this is encoded by the exons ATGGGACTTCTGATTCTGATGGCTCAGAG GTCGTCGTCCCCGGGTATAGACGATGGGGCGTTATCAGGAGATGACCTTAATCCATTGAGAAAAGCGGCGAGCTTTATCAAGTCAGGAAATG CCAAGGATGTTATTTTCCTTCTAGGAGCTGGTATCTCCACCTCTGCTGGTATTCCTGATTTCCGTTCCCCTTCGACCGGTCTCTATCATAACCTGCAAGCATTGGAGCTACCATTCCCAGAAGCGGTATTCGAGCTGGGATTTTTCCAGAGGAGGCCTGAACCGTTTTGGACCCTGGCAAAAGAGATATATCCCGGAAGACATTTC CCTACACCTACACAttaccttcttcagctgTTCAATCGACACAACCTTCTAAAGCGTGTGTTCACCCAAAATATCGATACGCTTGAAACCCTTGCCGGATTGCCTCCTCATCTCATCGTTGAAGCCCACGGCTCTTTCGCCACTGCGCACTGCCTCAAATGTCGACGAGAAGTCGATAGAGAGGAGGTTCTTAAAGCCGGTGTTAGAAAAGGAGAGGTCGTCCGATGTGATGCGACTCTCAAGGCCatggggaaagggaagaaatgcGGTGGTTTGGTGAAGCCTGATATCGTGTTCTTTGGGGAGGGTCTCCCAGATCGGTTTTTCAAGCTTGTGCCA GAGCTGAGAAAATGCGATTTACTAATTGTTATTGGTACATCACTGCAAGTTCAACCCTTCGCCTCTCTCGTCGACTACGTTCCTTCTACATGCCCTCGTCTACTCATCAACCGCGAAGCTGTCGGACCGTTTTCCAATCTGGAGAATAcattctcctccctccctcccagtATCTCAAAGCTCCTGAACGGTCCGAGCCCATCGAGAGACATGTTCTACGAAGGTGATGCTGACCTTGGTGCCTGGAAGCTAGCGGAAGAACTGGGTTGGAAAGATGAactggaggagatggtgaaaaaaggaagggaagaattGGAGAGGGAATGGAGGAAGCAAGAAGGGGACGTGGCTGGGGAAGGGACGAAGGAGGCTGAGAAGACGGCGGAGAAGGTGGCAAAAGCTGTGACGAAAAATAttcaggaaggagaggggcttgaagaagaagagcttgaagaagctaTCAGAAAGGTACTCAAGCTTtag